Proteins co-encoded in one Blastocatellia bacterium genomic window:
- a CDS encoding carboxypeptidase regulatory-like domain-containing protein, with protein MRQVMKGVFIVVLGLIAVAYGGPDVLAQRTTANIEGTVTDPKGDVVVGAKVTARNVATNLERSVVTNESGSYSLPFLPIGTYDLTIEAPGFQTEVRRGITLQIEQTARLNIELRVGAPTETVEVTAAPPLTDTATPTIGDVIENRRIVELPLNGRNFIQLSLLAPNTVPQNEGGNGGFDTASSGNVGFVVNGGRNDQNAYLIDGIQAQDHYFNTVTITPSIEAIQEFRVLQNSYSTEYGTYASGQVVIATKSGTNSIHGSAFHFLRNDKLDAKNFFDLPNRPIPAFRQNNFGGSIGGPFVKDRTFFFFTYEGLRVRKEETVLSALLTAEERQGLFRDPVRNPATGQNFPTVTVGGRTFYQVPIAPIARTIIDRFFPVPNLRPNERGLNHVSVSPRIEDRDQVVVRVDHRFTAQNTFFGRYIWGRGDQSLPFADNILTFDPPPPPGFATPIEDDSQNLALGLTTVFTDRVVNELRLGWNFYDGKRTASNTDVNFARLNGVNQEIAVRDRGFPAFTVPTLSQFGDSDVFNPLFRKNNEYQISDSLAWTRGNHTLKFGADYRHVRFDTLSNFFTRGFPQFGSGFLSVTGDARADFLLDRPFAIVKLQGDTTGNFRTNLFGVFFHDEYRATRRLTLNYGLRYEVFPPIYEINNRLAVFDQFTGEIVLAGDTLPPEVNGRFVTEYNTLLRALGLPPVKFVTAKSRGLGRSVTRTDFRNYAPRLGLSYDVYGTGKTVLRAAYGIYNALRDWSASSDSRNLLPYTVQLVLLDFARFGAPLPPLRYADAYGPVSDPHNIPISGISPQIDMPIGYVQNYTLNIQQQLTPNMVLEIAYVGSTGINLNRLTTGNPENIVTGVRPVPNFSFYIQEASGATSTYHSGFVRMERRFSRGLAFVGSYTYAKAIDTVSSAREEGGAPTREQDARCLRCERGRSNWDVRHRFVASFLYDLPFGPGRAWAGDAKGAAAKIIGGWQIGGIVSLNTGQPLTPQHPLGATAGFRFPRPDVVGNPNLPASRRDPARWFDTTVFRAPPVSPQSGQALPGSAGRNIIDGPGFQQVDFTIQKLTNITETVGIQFRAEFFNLFNHPNFNLPDRVFIPGPDGRNINPNFGVITTAKNSRQIQFGLKLIF; from the coding sequence ATGCGGCAAGTTATGAAAGGCGTGTTCATCGTTGTGTTGGGGTTGATCGCTGTGGCCTATGGCGGCCCCGACGTGTTGGCGCAACGAACGACAGCCAATATCGAAGGAACGGTGACAGACCCGAAAGGGGACGTGGTGGTTGGAGCGAAAGTCACGGCGCGGAATGTCGCCACCAATCTTGAGCGGTCCGTGGTGACGAACGAAAGTGGCTCCTATTCGCTGCCGTTTCTTCCGATTGGCACATACGATCTGACAATCGAAGCGCCGGGCTTTCAGACGGAAGTCCGACGTGGCATCACATTGCAGATTGAACAGACAGCCCGGCTCAACATTGAACTGCGAGTTGGGGCTCCAACGGAGACCGTCGAGGTGACGGCGGCGCCGCCCTTGACAGACACAGCCACGCCGACCATTGGCGATGTCATCGAAAATCGCCGGATCGTTGAACTGCCGTTGAACGGGCGCAACTTCATTCAGCTTTCCTTGCTAGCTCCCAATACAGTACCGCAGAACGAAGGTGGCAACGGCGGATTTGATACAGCCAGCTCTGGCAACGTGGGATTTGTCGTCAACGGCGGACGCAATGATCAGAACGCTTATTTGATTGATGGCATTCAAGCGCAGGATCACTACTTCAACACGGTGACCATTACGCCATCCATTGAGGCCATCCAGGAATTTCGCGTGCTGCAAAATTCCTATTCGACTGAATACGGGACCTACGCCTCAGGTCAAGTCGTCATCGCCACCAAATCAGGCACCAACAGCATTCACGGTTCAGCCTTCCACTTTTTGCGGAATGACAAACTGGATGCGAAGAACTTTTTCGATCTACCCAATCGTCCGATTCCGGCGTTTCGCCAGAACAACTTTGGTGGGAGCATCGGTGGGCCGTTCGTCAAAGACCGCACATTCTTTTTCTTCACGTATGAAGGGCTGCGCGTCCGCAAGGAAGAGACTGTACTGTCGGCATTGTTGACGGCTGAGGAGCGGCAAGGCCTGTTTCGCGATCCGGTGAGAAATCCGGCAACGGGTCAGAATTTCCCCACCGTCACCGTTGGTGGCCGCACGTTCTATCAAGTGCCTATTGCGCCGATAGCGCGGACGATCATTGATCGGTTCTTCCCGGTGCCGAATTTGCGGCCTAACGAGCGCGGCCTCAATCACGTGTCGGTCAGCCCGCGCATTGAAGATCGCGATCAAGTGGTCGTTCGTGTGGATCACCGGTTCACGGCGCAGAATACATTCTTCGGCCGGTACATCTGGGGGCGTGGCGACCAGAGCTTGCCGTTTGCCGATAATATCTTGACATTCGATCCGCCGCCCCCGCCAGGATTCGCTACGCCGATTGAAGACGACAGCCAGAATCTGGCGCTCGGCTTGACGACGGTCTTCACCGACCGCGTGGTCAATGAGCTGCGGCTGGGCTGGAATTTTTATGACGGCAAGCGCACGGCCTCCAACACGGATGTGAACTTCGCTCGACTCAACGGCGTGAATCAAGAGATTGCCGTGCGCGACCGTGGTTTTCCGGCCTTCACCGTGCCGACCCTTTCTCAGTTTGGCGACTCAGATGTGTTCAATCCGCTGTTCCGCAAGAACAATGAGTATCAGATTTCCGACAGCCTGGCCTGGACACGAGGCAATCATACGCTGAAGTTCGGCGCCGATTACCGGCATGTTCGGTTTGACACGCTCTCGAATTTCTTCACTCGTGGCTTCCCGCAGTTCGGCAGCGGGTTTTTGTCGGTGACCGGCGATGCGCGCGCTGATTTTCTGTTGGATCGGCCGTTTGCTATCGTCAAATTGCAAGGCGACACGACCGGCAATTTCCGCACCAATTTGTTTGGCGTGTTCTTTCATGATGAATATCGAGCGACGCGCCGGCTGACGTTGAACTACGGGCTTCGCTATGAGGTCTTCCCGCCAATCTACGAAATCAACAACCGGCTGGCCGTGTTCGATCAATTCACCGGAGAGATCGTGCTGGCCGGCGATACGTTGCCGCCGGAGGTCAATGGTCGGTTCGTCACGGAGTACAACACGCTGCTGCGTGCTCTTGGCTTGCCGCCGGTGAAATTTGTCACGGCGAAGTCGCGTGGTTTGGGTCGCTCTGTCACGCGGACGGATTTCAGAAATTATGCGCCGCGACTTGGGCTTTCCTACGACGTGTATGGGACCGGCAAGACGGTGCTACGCGCCGCCTATGGCATTTACAATGCGCTTCGTGATTGGTCAGCATCGTCCGATTCGCGCAATTTGTTGCCGTATACGGTTCAGCTTGTGCTGTTGGATTTTGCCCGATTTGGCGCGCCGTTGCCGCCGCTCCGATATGCTGACGCTTACGGTCCTGTGTCGGATCCGCACAACATTCCCATCAGCGGCATCAGTCCGCAGATTGATATGCCGATCGGCTATGTGCAGAACTACACGTTGAACATTCAGCAACAACTGACTCCCAACATGGTCTTGGAGATTGCCTATGTCGGGTCTACCGGCATCAACCTGAATCGGCTGACCACGGGTAATCCAGAGAACATCGTCACGGGCGTGCGTCCTGTGCCCAATTTCAGCTTCTACATTCAGGAGGCCAGCGGCGCGACGAGCACCTATCACAGCGGATTTGTGCGGATGGAGCGGCGCTTTTCACGCGGGCTGGCCTTTGTTGGTTCTTACACCTATGCGAAGGCCATTGACACGGTCTCGTCAGCGCGAGAAGAGGGCGGCGCGCCGACGCGTGAGCAGGACGCGCGTTGTTTGCGCTGTGAACGTGGTCGGTCCAATTGGGATGTACGCCATCGGTTTGTGGCCAGTTTTCTGTATGATCTGCCGTTTGGGCCGGGCCGAGCTTGGGCCGGCGACGCCAAAGGGGCGGCTGCCAAGATCATTGGCGGTTGGCAAATCGGCGGCATCGTTTCGTTGAATACCGGACAGCCGTTGACGCCGCAGCACCCGCTTGGCGCAACTGCCGGTTTTCGGTTCCCGCGCCCGGATGTGGTGGGCAATCCAAACTTGCCGGCTAGTCGGCGCGACCCGGCCAGGTGGTTCGATACGACGGTCTTCCGGGCGCCGCCTGTGAGCCCGCAAAGCGGGCAAGCGTTACCGGGCAGCGCCGGGCGCAACATCATTGACGGTCCGGGATTCCAGCAGGTGGACTTCACCATTCAGAAGCTCACCAACATCACAGAGACCGTCGGGATTCAATTTCGCGCCGAGTTCTTCAATCTGTTCAATCATCCGAATTTCAATCTGCCGGATCGCGTGTTCATTCCCGGCCCTGACGGGCGCAACATCAACCCTAACTTCGGGGTGATCACTACGGCGAAGAACTCGCGGCAGATTCAATTCGGCTTGAAATTGATCTTTTAG